The proteins below come from a single Synechococcus sp. WH 8101 genomic window:
- a CDS encoding DEAD/DEAH box helicase translates to MTQSATHGSELSCSVDLSAATIDDAPPASVTNAASGSEDPLFTTVINNPQDAASGFDGFGFSEALLRTLASKGYQEPSPIQRAAFPELMLGRDLVGQAQTGTGKTAAFALPLLERLQSEGPGPQVLVLAPTRELAMQVAESFKAYAAGHPHLNVLAIYGGSDFRSQIHSLKRGVDVVVGTPGRVMDHMRQGTLNTSHLRSLVLDEADEMLRMGFIDDVEWILDQLPEERQVVLFSATMPAEIRRLSKRYLREPAEITIKTQEKEARRIRQRCITLQNSHKLEALNRVLEAVTGEGVIIFARTKAITLTVSENLEAAGHDVAVLNGDVPQNQRERTVERLRKGTVNILVATDVAARGLDVERIGLVINYDMPFDSEAYVHRIGRTGRAGRSGEAILFVTPRERRFVNNLERATGQPIEPMQIPSNAEINQARLDNLRQKLTAVANGDGAERQADEGPLLQELLQRVAQEHSLSMEQLALAALTLAVGDQPLLVQGDESWLQNANRGRTREDRLSSRGGERGDRRRQERPSRPPEDNMERFRVEVGHRDRVKPGNLVGAIANESGLQGRMIGRIQIFESHSLVDLPKGMPQDVFQSLKRLKVMNRELQIRPFT, encoded by the coding sequence ATGACCCAGAGTGCAACGCACGGCAGTGAGCTGTCGTGTTCGGTGGATCTCAGCGCCGCCACGATCGACGACGCCCCTCCGGCCAGCGTGACCAATGCAGCGTCGGGCTCGGAAGATCCCCTCTTCACCACCGTGATCAACAACCCGCAGGATGCGGCGTCGGGCTTTGACGGCTTTGGCTTCAGTGAGGCGCTCCTGCGCACCCTGGCCAGCAAGGGCTATCAGGAACCTTCACCGATCCAGCGGGCCGCCTTTCCCGAGCTGATGCTGGGCCGGGACCTGGTGGGACAGGCCCAAACCGGCACCGGCAAGACCGCCGCCTTCGCCCTGCCCCTGCTCGAGAGGCTGCAGTCGGAGGGACCGGGCCCCCAGGTGCTGGTGCTCGCTCCCACTCGGGAACTGGCCATGCAAGTGGCCGAGTCGTTCAAGGCCTATGCAGCCGGCCATCCCCACCTGAATGTGCTGGCGATCTACGGCGGTTCCGACTTCCGCTCCCAGATCCACAGCCTCAAGCGTGGGGTGGATGTGGTGGTGGGCACCCCGGGGCGAGTGATGGATCACATGCGCCAGGGCACGCTGAACACCAGCCATCTGCGCAGCCTCGTGCTCGATGAAGCCGATGAAATGCTGCGCATGGGTTTCATCGACGATGTCGAATGGATCCTCGATCAGTTGCCAGAAGAACGCCAGGTGGTGCTCTTTTCGGCCACGATGCCGGCCGAAATTCGTCGCTTATCCAAGCGCTATCTGCGCGAACCGGCAGAAATCACGATCAAAACGCAGGAAAAGGAAGCCCGACGCATCCGTCAACGCTGCATCACGCTGCAGAACAGCCACAAGCTGGAAGCGCTCAACCGTGTACTGGAGGCGGTCACCGGCGAAGGGGTGATCATTTTTGCCCGCACCAAGGCGATCACTCTCACGGTGTCGGAAAACCTGGAGGCGGCCGGTCATGACGTCGCCGTCCTCAACGGTGATGTGCCCCAAAATCAGCGGGAGCGCACGGTGGAGCGCCTACGCAAAGGCACGGTGAACATCCTGGTGGCCACCGATGTGGCAGCACGGGGCCTGGATGTGGAACGCATCGGCCTCGTGATCAATTACGACATGCCCTTCGACAGTGAGGCCTATGTGCACCGAATCGGTCGCACCGGCCGGGCCGGTCGCAGCGGTGAGGCAATTCTGTTTGTCACGCCTCGAGAGCGCCGGTTTGTCAACAACCTCGAGCGGGCAACCGGGCAACCGATCGAGCCGATGCAGATCCCGAGCAATGCCGAGATCAATCAGGCCCGGCTCGACAATCTGCGCCAGAAACTGACGGCCGTGGCCAACGGTGATGGCGCTGAGCGCCAGGCGGATGAAGGCCCCCTCCTGCAGGAACTGCTGCAGCGCGTCGCCCAGGAGCACAGCCTGAGCATGGAGCAACTCGCCCTGGCCGCCCTCACCCTGGCGGTGGGCGACCAGCCGCTGCTCGTGCAGGGAGATGAAAGCTGGCTACAGAACGCCAACCGCGGCCGCACGCGCGAAGATCGACTCAGCAGCCGTGGCGGCGAACGCGGCGACCGACGTCGGCAGGAGCGCCCCTCCCGACCACCCGAAGACAACATGGAGCGATTCCGTGTCGAGGTGGGCCATCGCGACCGGGTTAAACCAGGCAACCTGGTGGGGGCGATCGCCAATGAATCCGGTCTGCAGGGGCGGATGATCGGCCGCATCCAGATCTTCGAATCCCACAGCCTGGTGGACCTGCCCAAAGGGATGCCCCAGGATGTGTTTCAGTCCCTGAAGCGCCTGAAGGTGATGAACAGGGAACTGCAGATCCGCCCGTTCACCTGA
- a CDS encoding phosphomannose isomerase type II C-terminal cupin domain, translated as MNLQPGPRVERPWGWYEDLLEGPGYKLKRLWIREGQRLSLQRHQHRSENWTVAAGRGELYCEGHWHPATPGTTLHIPCGAIHRARAGRGDLLIIEVQHGTDLRESDIERLEDDFGRVIG; from the coding sequence GTGAACCTGCAGCCTGGCCCACGGGTCGAGCGGCCCTGGGGCTGGTATGAGGATTTGCTCGAAGGACCCGGCTACAAGCTCAAGCGGCTCTGGATTCGCGAGGGGCAACGCCTGAGCCTGCAACGGCATCAGCACCGCAGTGAAAACTGGACGGTGGCGGCCGGCAGGGGCGAGCTCTACTGCGAGGGCCACTGGCATCCAGCAACACCGGGCACGACTCTGCACATCCCCTGCGGCGCCATCCATCGCGCCCGCGCCGGCCGGGGAGATCTCCTGATCATCGAAGTGCAACACGGCACAGATCTGCGCGAAAGCGATATCGAACGCCTAGAAGATGACTTCGGTCGGGTGATAGGTTGA
- a CDS encoding AAA family ATPase: protein MTLPFPAIAESSRSNPGASEASLALAQGVLATLRRLVPPRRDSTHLDAVVLALVEALASGASHSVVAAEQLEAVEASGWLDGPDAPLVREGAKLAFRRWQQGMAQLVEVLLQRCAPDRLVPSAPVDPNLLNGLNQEQREAVAAIGRHRVVLLSGGPGTGKTSTVVRMLAQALQHQADLRIGLAAPTGKAAARLQEAIRSGLPQLPLPLQERLGQLPCATLHRWLEARPGGYGRHRHRPLPLDLLVVDELSMVDLAMATALLEALPANAQLILVGDAAQLPPIGVGAVWSHLQQPAQRQRFGTAAVELHRVYRNRGALAHLSAVLLQEGMEAFWAAAAPDRLSAALAETNVELQRADRRTIPSVVIEALQEQLQQLRAALQSVQPEPGESGAFNAEAADTVLQGLDSLQVLCPRRRGPWGVDAVHRSLLPAGGVQDWPIGVPVLCAENQDELGLANGDRGLTVGLGEQRRLLFRSVDARGETQLRLFHPARLMRLEPALALTIHKAQGSEADRVLVLWPDTMSDTPHDTTTALLYTAITRASQQLLLLRATDPAKLESAIAATS, encoded by the coding sequence ATGACCCTTCCCTTCCCCGCCATAGCTGAAAGCAGCCGCTCCAACCCTGGCGCCAGCGAGGCCTCCCTGGCCCTGGCGCAGGGCGTGCTGGCCACCCTGCGCCGCCTCGTACCACCGCGCCGGGATTCGACCCACCTCGATGCCGTGGTGCTCGCCCTGGTCGAGGCCCTGGCAAGCGGTGCCAGCCACAGTGTCGTTGCCGCCGAGCAGCTCGAAGCGGTGGAAGCGAGCGGCTGGCTGGATGGGCCCGATGCCCCTCTGGTGCGGGAGGGCGCCAAGCTCGCCTTCCGCCGATGGCAGCAGGGCATGGCGCAATTGGTGGAGGTCCTGCTGCAGCGCTGTGCCCCAGACCGGTTGGTCCCATCCGCCCCCGTGGATCCGAACCTCCTGAACGGGCTGAATCAGGAGCAGCGCGAGGCGGTCGCCGCGATCGGGCGCCATCGGGTCGTCTTGCTGAGCGGTGGGCCGGGCACTGGAAAAACGAGCACGGTGGTGCGCATGCTCGCCCAGGCTCTGCAGCACCAGGCAGACCTGCGGATCGGCCTCGCGGCCCCCACCGGGAAAGCGGCGGCACGGTTGCAGGAGGCGATCCGTTCGGGCCTGCCCCAGCTGCCGCTGCCCCTGCAGGAGCGCTTGGGGCAACTGCCCTGCGCCACCCTGCATCGCTGGTTGGAAGCCAGGCCCGGCGGCTATGGCCGCCACCGCCACCGGCCCCTGCCTCTCGATCTGCTGGTGGTGGACGAGCTCTCGATGGTGGACCTGGCCATGGCCACAGCCCTGCTGGAGGCCTTACCGGCGAACGCCCAGCTGATCCTGGTGGGTGATGCCGCCCAGCTGCCCCCGATCGGCGTGGGCGCGGTCTGGAGCCACCTGCAACAGCCGGCTCAGCGGCAACGGTTCGGCACCGCAGCGGTGGAGCTGCATCGGGTGTATCGCAACCGCGGCGCCCTGGCCCACCTCAGCGCCGTGCTGCTTCAGGAGGGCATGGAGGCGTTCTGGGCAGCGGCAGCGCCTGATCGACTCAGCGCTGCCCTTGCCGAGACCAACGTTGAGCTGCAGCGGGCTGACCGGCGCACCATCCCGTCGGTGGTGATCGAGGCATTGCAGGAGCAACTGCAACAGCTGCGTGCTGCTTTGCAGAGCGTCCAACCGGAACCGGGAGAAAGCGGTGCCTTCAATGCCGAAGCCGCTGACACGGTGTTGCAGGGCCTGGACAGCCTGCAGGTGCTCTGCCCCCGGCGGCGCGGGCCCTGGGGAGTGGATGCGGTGCATCGAAGTCTGCTGCCTGCCGGTGGCGTGCAGGATTGGCCTATTGGCGTGCCCGTGCTCTGCGCCGAGAACCAGGATGAGCTGGGGCTGGCCAATGGCGACCGGGGCCTGACGGTGGGGTTGGGCGAGCAGCGTCGCCTGCTGTTCCGCTCCGTCGATGCCAGGGGTGAAACGCAGCTCCGTCTGTTCCACCCGGCACGCCTGATGCGCCTCGAACCCGCCCTGGCGCTCACCATTCACAAGGCCCAGGGCAGCGAAGCCGATCGGGTGCTGGTGCTCTGGCCCGACACGATGTCTGACACGCCACACGACACCACCACGGCGCTGCTCTACACCGCGATCACCCGGGCCAGCCAACAACTGTTGCTGCTCCGCGCGACGGATCCCGCCAAGCTGGAGTCAGCGATCGCAGCGACATCGTGA
- a CDS encoding UvrD-helicase domain-containing protein, with amino-acid sequence MKRFEHNTYPLDPGVRLLEASAGTGKTFALAHLVLRLVTERDLDLNQLLVVTFTDAAAAELRDRIGRRLEQALQGLLANQTPEDSAAAQAGADPVLLDWLARQGQEAGRCRELASRLLSALESLERADITTIHGFCRRTLQRQALQSGQAMDPALESDSDRLCREVAHDYWHEQVLQLEPGDLRGLQAAGLSAEALSQALVRLDGDSGVALDPGTDAPDPKQNLREQFEHWRSERWRHFVEAWRQDGEALETAFRAAAADWRSRAGLKKTGDYSPKPRKQRQQLLHAWVQQQEACPAAPRYDSVRTQELLGGYFHPGQFSRVARQAGDATASLPCPGLMTAIADLWDGPAEQVWRHALPWGLAALRQRRERRGVIGFSGLLDALDPATQPPERQQAVVEALRRRYRVALIDEFQDTDPLQWRLLRSVFAGSETHLLLMVGDPKQAIYRFRGGDLNTYRLARARADRIDALLDNFRTTAPLMQALNRFMAPGLLHSQLEVPALEAKSSAEPLSENGAQGPLQLLDLTAEGSASSKTALDEQLPRIVTQIAIDLLHRQPSLQPGDLCILVSKHRQAEAMRRQLAASGLPSRLVSQGDVLATGAAEALQRLLDSLANPADGARLRLLACSALVQWSAAELKAAEDNGQLDRLAQRIDVLAAQWDHLGLLGCLAQVMESDTVASLSERGRFGSDLQQSARLVQDAMHRLGLDLASAADWLRRQRLQPLEALPEERQPHSDTAESAIAVVTVHRSKGLEYPVVICPYLWQEPAPAQGPLWRHHGRWVVALNREWGAGAAMAAQEDGDNRAEAERLAYVAMTRAVRQLILINAQASGQEAGPLQSWLQARPKGLHPLVLSPDTPRRRWQRTAEIQDHQLGSVPQRPLDRLWGRSSYSAWSANASDPHRQEEGRDQDPEAELDGAAEALPAEESANGPLCEFPRGPAAGDCLHRILERVGFDTLAEDAASRDAIEQELRRAGLAPDWAGAVQQGLQRLLLAPLGGALGQLRLQQINADRRRHELNFDLPVAHDGEAVLARNLAEAFRVQAEARFGGDYAARISQLSIHSRGYLTGSIDLVFCDDPDPQTGRWWVADWKSNWLGQRDPASQALACGPSHYHPKALEREMVHHHYPLQAHLYLVALHRFLRWRLHDYAPERHLGGYVYVFLRGLPEVQAAGINNVNVQDGDITPGVLVETAPVRRILALDRVLNGGVP; translated from the coding sequence ATGAAACGGTTCGAGCACAACACCTATCCGCTCGATCCCGGTGTGCGCCTGCTTGAAGCCAGTGCTGGCACCGGAAAAACCTTCGCCCTCGCCCACCTGGTGCTGCGCCTGGTCACGGAACGTGACCTGGATCTCAACCAACTGCTGGTGGTCACCTTCACCGATGCGGCAGCGGCGGAATTGCGCGATCGCATCGGTCGGCGCCTAGAGCAGGCCCTTCAGGGCCTGCTTGCGAACCAGACCCCTGAGGATTCAGCCGCTGCGCAGGCCGGAGCTGATCCGGTGCTGCTCGACTGGTTGGCACGGCAGGGCCAGGAGGCCGGCCGTTGCCGCGAGCTCGCCAGTCGTCTGCTCAGCGCCCTGGAAAGCCTCGAGCGGGCCGACATCACCACGATCCATGGCTTCTGCCGTCGCACCTTGCAGCGTCAGGCCCTGCAGAGCGGCCAGGCGATGGACCCTGCCCTGGAAAGCGACAGCGACCGGCTGTGCCGGGAAGTGGCCCATGACTACTGGCACGAGCAGGTGCTGCAGCTTGAACCTGGGGACCTGCGCGGTCTGCAGGCGGCCGGACTCTCCGCCGAGGCCCTCAGCCAAGCCCTGGTGCGCCTGGATGGCGACAGCGGCGTTGCTCTCGATCCCGGCACCGACGCCCCCGATCCGAAGCAGAACCTTCGCGAGCAGTTCGAGCACTGGCGATCGGAACGCTGGCGACACTTCGTCGAAGCCTGGCGGCAGGACGGGGAAGCGCTCGAGACCGCCTTCCGCGCTGCCGCCGCCGACTGGCGCAGCCGCGCCGGCCTCAAGAAAACCGGCGACTACAGCCCGAAACCGCGCAAGCAACGCCAGCAACTGCTCCATGCCTGGGTGCAGCAGCAGGAGGCCTGCCCCGCCGCTCCCCGCTACGACAGCGTGCGCACCCAGGAGCTGCTCGGCGGCTACTTCCACCCGGGCCAGTTCAGCCGCGTGGCGCGCCAGGCCGGAGACGCCACCGCCAGCCTGCCCTGCCCTGGCCTGATGACGGCAATTGCCGATCTCTGGGATGGACCGGCCGAGCAGGTCTGGCGCCATGCTCTGCCGTGGGGACTGGCGGCCCTCCGCCAACGGCGCGAACGGCGCGGCGTGATCGGCTTCTCCGGGCTGCTCGATGCGCTCGATCCAGCCACCCAGCCGCCGGAACGCCAGCAGGCGGTGGTCGAAGCGCTGCGCCGCCGCTACCGGGTCGCCCTGATCGATGAATTCCAGGACACCGATCCGCTGCAGTGGCGCTTGTTGCGCAGCGTGTTCGCGGGCAGCGAGACGCACCTGCTGTTGATGGTGGGCGATCCGAAACAGGCGATCTACCGCTTCCGCGGCGGCGACCTGAACACCTATCGACTGGCGCGCGCGCGGGCCGATCGCATCGACGCCCTGCTCGACAACTTCCGGACCACCGCCCCCCTGATGCAGGCCCTGAACCGCTTCATGGCGCCTGGGCTGCTCCACTCTCAGCTGGAAGTGCCGGCGCTGGAGGCCAAAAGCAGCGCGGAACCCCTCAGCGAAAACGGCGCGCAAGGCCCCCTGCAGCTGCTCGACCTGACGGCGGAGGGAAGCGCCTCCAGCAAAACCGCCCTGGACGAGCAACTGCCCAGGATCGTGACGCAGATCGCCATCGACCTTCTGCACAGGCAGCCGTCGCTCCAGCCCGGTGATCTCTGCATCCTGGTGAGCAAACACCGCCAGGCGGAAGCGATGCGCCGCCAGCTCGCCGCCAGCGGCCTGCCCAGCCGTCTGGTGAGCCAGGGTGATGTGCTGGCGACAGGGGCGGCGGAGGCGCTGCAACGCCTGCTCGACAGCCTGGCCAACCCTGCCGATGGCGCCCGCCTGCGGCTGCTTGCCTGCTCCGCCCTGGTGCAGTGGTCAGCGGCGGAGCTGAAGGCAGCGGAAGACAACGGCCAGCTGGATCGCCTGGCCCAACGCATCGACGTCCTGGCGGCCCAGTGGGACCATCTCGGCCTGCTCGGCTGTCTCGCCCAGGTGATGGAAAGCGACACCGTCGCCAGCCTCTCGGAACGAGGGCGCTTTGGGAGCGATCTGCAACAGAGCGCCCGCCTGGTGCAGGACGCCATGCATCGCCTGGGTCTGGATCTCGCCAGCGCCGCCGACTGGTTGCGGCGCCAACGCCTGCAACCGCTGGAGGCGTTACCGGAGGAACGCCAACCCCACAGCGACACGGCCGAGAGCGCCATTGCAGTGGTCACCGTGCACCGCAGCAAAGGCCTGGAATATCCGGTGGTGATCTGCCCCTATCTCTGGCAGGAACCGGCGCCGGCCCAGGGACCGCTCTGGCGCCATCACGGCCGCTGGGTGGTGGCCCTCAACCGCGAGTGGGGTGCGGGAGCGGCGATGGCAGCCCAGGAAGACGGCGACAACCGCGCAGAGGCGGAACGACTCGCCTACGTGGCGATGACCCGGGCCGTGCGCCAGCTGATCCTGATCAACGCCCAGGCGAGCGGCCAGGAAGCAGGCCCCCTGCAGAGCTGGCTGCAAGCCAGACCCAAGGGTCTCCATCCGCTGGTGCTCTCCCCGGACACGCCGCGGCGCCGCTGGCAGCGCACGGCCGAGATCCAGGACCATCAGCTGGGATCTGTGCCGCAACGCCCCTTGGATCGGCTCTGGGGGCGGAGTAGCTATTCCGCCTGGAGCGCCAACGCGTCGGATCCCCATCGCCAGGAGGAGGGCCGAGACCAGGATCCGGAGGCTGAACTCGATGGGGCAGCGGAGGCCCTGCCGGCGGAGGAGAGCGCCAACGGGCCCCTCTGCGAGTTCCCGCGCGGGCCGGCTGCTGGCGACTGCCTCCATCGCATTCTCGAGCGGGTTGGCTTTGACACGCTTGCGGAGGATGCAGCCAGTCGTGACGCGATCGAGCAAGAACTGCGCCGGGCCGGACTGGCACCGGACTGGGCTGGAGCAGTGCAGCAAGGGCTGCAACGCTTGCTCCTGGCACCGCTGGGGGGCGCCCTGGGCCAGCTCCGTCTCCAGCAGATCAACGCCGACCGCCGCCGCCATGAACTGAACTTCGATTTACCCGTGGCCCACGACGGCGAGGCCGTGTTGGCCCGCAACCTCGCTGAAGCCTTTCGCGTGCAAGCCGAAGCGCGCTTCGGGGGCGATTACGCCGCCCGAATCTCCCAGCTGAGCATCCACAGCCGCGGCTACCTCACCGGCTCCATCGATCTGGTGTTCTGCGATGACCCCGATCCCCAGACCGGCCGCTGGTGGGTGGCGGACTGGAAAAGCAACTGGCTGGGGCAGCGTGATCCAGCGAGTCAGGCGTTGGCCTGTGGGCCCAGCCATTACCACCCCAAAGCTCTGGAGCGGGAGATGGTGCACCACCACTACCCCCTGCAGGCCCACCTTTACCTGGTGGCGCTGCATCGCTTTCTGCGCTGGCGCCTGCATGACTACGCGCCCGAACGCCATCTCGGCGGCTACGTCTATGTCTTTTTGCGTGGCCTTCCCGAGGTCCAAGCCGCAGGCATCAACAACGTCAACGTCCAGGACGGAGACATCACCCCGGGGGTGCTGGTGGAGACGGCGCCGGTGCGGCGAATTCTGGCTCTGGATCGCGTGCTCAACGGGGGAGTGCCATGA